CGCCATAGACGATGCCGGCGATCACGGCGACGACCGTCAGGAACCGGAACAGGCTGGGCATCGGGCGAGGTCTCGAGGCGTGGCAAATTAACCAATGAAATCATCCAACATGTTCGCCGTTTCATAGCAAGAGTCCTCTGGCGAGGGTCGCTTGGGGGGTAGTATAGGTGGCCGGATGTCGCATCAGGCGGCAGATTGAGCGAGGGACATGTCCGACGCCGCGTTGCCAGCACTGGGTTCGCCTGAGGCCGAGATCCTGTCGGCGCTGGGAACACGCTCGCTCGTGCTGGTCGGCATGATGGGGGTCGGCAAATCCACCATCGGCCGGCGCCTGGCGGCGCGGCTGCGGCTGCCCTTCACCGACGCCGACAGCGAGATCGAGGCGGCGGCCGGCATGACCATACCGGAGATTTTCGAGCGCCATGGCGAGGCGCATTTCCGCGACGGCGAGGCGCGCGTGATCGCGCGGCTGCTCGACGGCGGTCCCCTGGTGCTGGCCACCGGCGGCGGCGCCTTCATGCGCGAGGAGACGCGCGCGCGCATCGCGGCGAAAGCGGTCTCGATCTGGCTCAAGGCGGACCACGACGTCATCATGCGCCGCGTGCGCCGCCGTGCCGACCGTCCGCTGCTGCAGACCGCCGACCCCGAGGGAACCGTTACCCGTCTGCTCACCGAGCGCGAGCCGGTCTACAGCAACGCCGACATCACCATCGCCTCGCGCGACGTGCCGCACGACAAGATCGTCGAGGAGTGCATCGACACGCTGCGCGCGCATCTCTGCGGTGGGCAGGCCGATCCCCAGTTACCCCCTGATGTCGCGAGTGCCGTACGATGACTGCGCCGTTGAAACAATCCGATCCGGTGATCGTCGATGTGGCGCTCGGTGAACGCACCTATGACATCGTCATCGGCCGTGACGTGCTCGCCTCGCTCGGCGCGCGGGTCGCGGCCTTGCGTCCCGGCGTGCGCACCGCTGTCGTGACCGACCGCACGGTCGCCAAATACTGGCTCGAGCCCGCCGAGGCCTCGCTCGCTGCTGCCGGCATTCCGACCTCGCGCATCGTCGTCGACGAAGGCGAGATCTCCAAAACCTATGCCGGCCTCGAAAAGGTCAGCGAAGCCCTGATCGCAGCGAGAATCGAGCGCAACGATCTCGTCATCGCGCTCGGCGGCGGCGTGGTCGGCGATCTCACCGGCTTTGCGGCGGCGATCCTGCGCCGCGGCGTCGATTTCGTGCAGGTGCCGACCTCGCTGCTGGCGCAGGTCGATTCATCCGTCGGCGGCAAGACCGGCATCAACTCGCCGCAGGGCAAGAATCTGCTCGGCGCCTTCCACCAGCCGGTGCTGGTCATCGCCGACACCGCCGTGCTCGACACGCTGTCGCCGCGGCAGTTCCGCGCCGGCTATGCCGAGGTCGCCAAATACGGCGTGCTCGGCGATGAAGCCTTCTTCGCCTGGCTGGAGAAGAACCACGCGGACATCTTCAGAGGCGGCTCGGCCCGCGAGCACGCGATCGCGACCTCCTGCCGTGCCAAGGCCGGCGTCGTCTCGCGCGACGAGCGGGAGACCGGCGAGCGCGCGCTGCTCAATCTCGGCCACACCTTTGGTCACGCGCTGGAAGCCGCGACCGGGTTCTCCGACCGCCTCTTCCATGGGGAGGGCGTTTCGATCGGCATAGTGCTGGCGGCCGAGTTCTCGGCGAGGCTCGGCATGATCGGTGCGGCGGATGCGGCGCGTATCGAGCGTCACCTTTCTGACGCGGGCCTGCCGACGCGGCTGCAGGACATCGCGGGCTTTTCGCAGGAGGGACTTG
The DNA window shown above is from Bradyrhizobium sp. CB1650 and carries:
- a CDS encoding shikimate kinase, with the translated sequence MSDAALPALGSPEAEILSALGTRSLVLVGMMGVGKSTIGRRLAARLRLPFTDADSEIEAAAGMTIPEIFERHGEAHFRDGEARVIARLLDGGPLVLATGGGAFMREETRARIAAKAVSIWLKADHDVIMRRVRRRADRPLLQTADPEGTVTRLLTEREPVYSNADITIASRDVPHDKIVEECIDTLRAHLCGGQADPQLPPDVASAVR
- the aroB gene encoding 3-dehydroquinate synthase, producing the protein MTAPLKQSDPVIVDVALGERTYDIVIGRDVLASLGARVAALRPGVRTAVVTDRTVAKYWLEPAEASLAAAGIPTSRIVVDEGEISKTYAGLEKVSEALIAARIERNDLVIALGGGVVGDLTGFAAAILRRGVDFVQVPTSLLAQVDSSVGGKTGINSPQGKNLLGAFHQPVLVIADTAVLDTLSPRQFRAGYAEVAKYGVLGDEAFFAWLEKNHADIFRGGSAREHAIATSCRAKAGVVSRDERETGERALLNLGHTFGHALEAATGFSDRLFHGEGVSIGIVLAAEFSARLGMIGAADAARIERHLSDAGLPTRLQDIAGFSQEGLADADALMALMAQDKKVKRGKLTFILLEAVGRAVIAKDVEPALVRDFLKEKLAYKA